A single genomic interval of Camelina sativa cultivar DH55 chromosome 11, Cs, whole genome shotgun sequence harbors:
- the LOC104722569 gene encoding MLO-like protein 13, whose product MAEAESRSLEYTPTWVVAFICFIIVLLSLLAERGLHHLGKCLKRRQQDALFEALQKLKEELMLLGFISLMLTVSQAAIRHICVPEALVSNMFPCKKPLKEHHAPQSSHTVIINARRLLSTGESSNNCAAKGKVPLVSVEALHQLHIFIFVLAVFHVIFCASTMVLGGARIKQWKHWENWFKKHPSQKGSARRDHSHGHAHAHPNAHAIHELFNANHEFFEMHAGGFWRRSVVISWLRSFFKQFYGSVTKSEYIALRQAFIMRHCRTNPSFDFHNYMLRTLEIDFKKVVSISWYLWLFVVVFLLLNVGGWNTYFWLSFLPLILLLMVGAKLEYIISSLALDVSEKRSRAEEAVITPSDELFWFHRPGIVLQLIHFILFQNSFEIAFFFWILFTYGIHSCIMEKLGFLIPRLVMGVLVQVLCSYSTLPLYALVTQMGSKFKKGIFDNLVQSTLEGWLEDSRNRGESTSEAHRIEMQPTTPESFNVQVMESENP is encoded by the exons GATGCCTTGTTCGAAGCGTTGCAGAAACTTAAAGAAG AACTGATGCTCCTCGGATTTATCTCCCTAATGTTAACGGTATCTCAAGCTGCAATTCGGCATATATGTGTCCCAGAGGCTCTTGTAAGCAACATGTTCCCCTGTAAGAAGCCACTGAAGGAGCATCATGCTCCTCAATCCTCTCATACGGTCATCATCAATGCACGGCGTCTCCTTTCAACCGGAGAAAGTTCGAACAATTGTGCTGCCAAG GGGAAGGTTCCGTTAGTATCCGTGGAAGCGTTGCATCAACTCCATATCTTCATCTTCGTGCTAGCGGTTTTTCATGTCATCTTCTGCGCCTCAACCATGGTTCTTGGAGGAGCCAGG ATAAAACAATGGAAGCATTGGGAGAATTGGTTCAAGAAACATCCCTCTCAAAAGG GCTCTGCAAGGCGTGACCATAGTCATGGTCATGCTCATGCTCATCCTAACGCTCATGCCATTCACGAGTTATTCAATGCTAATCACGAGTTCTTCGAGATGCATGCTGGAGGATTTTGGAGAAGATCTGTTGTCATCAGCTGGCTG AGATCATTCTTCAAGCAGTTTTATGGTTCTGTCACCAAATCAGAATATATAGCTCTGCGACAAGCATTCATCATG AGGCATTGCCGCACAAACCCGTCATTTGATTTCCACAACTACATGCTAAGAACACTGGAAATAGATTTCAAGAAAGTTGTGAGCATAAG ttGGTATCTCTGGCTCTTTGTCGTCGTCTTTTTGCTGCTGAATGTAGGAGGATGGAACACCTACTTCTGGTTGTCTTTCTTGCCTTTGATT CTGTTACTAATGGTGGGTGCCAAATTGGAATATATAATAAGTAGCTTAGCTCTAGATGTTTCCGAGAAGCGAAGCCGCGCGGAAGAAGCAGTGATCACACCTTCTGATGAACTCTTTTGGTTCCATAGGCCAGGCATAGTTCTCCAACTCATCCACTTCATCCTCTTTCAGAATTCATTTGAgattgctttcttcttctggatTTTG TTCACATACGGAATACATTCATGTATCATGGAGAAACTAGGCTTCCTTATCCCAAGGCTCGTCATGGG AGTGTTAGTCCAAGTGCTTTGCAGTTACAGCACGTTACCGTTATATGCCCTTGTCACACAG atggGTAGCAAATTCAAGAAAGGGATATTCGACAATTTAGTACAGTCCACACTGGAAGGATGGCTAGAAGATTCGAGGAACAGAGGTGAATCCACGAGCGAGGCTCATAGGATAGAGATGCAACCTACGACTCCTGAATCGTTTAATGTCCAAGTCATGGAAAGTGAAAACCCATAA
- the LOC104722571 gene encoding probable WRKY transcription factor 7, which yields MAVELMMSSSSSYGAGGKGDSFPSISAKLEEDTALREAASAGIHGVEEFLKLIGQSHQTEEITAVTDVAVNSFKKMISLLGRSRTGHARFRRAPTTTTATTQTPFIKQTTVVEEEAQEEKKPEITAVFAKQKTEQYHGGGSAFRVYCPTPIHRRPPLSHSNQSQTKNGSSSSSPPILANGGPPPQPPSTINFAPSQPVSATNSFMPSHSHRCETESTHMSSGFEFTNPSHLSGSRGKPPLSASASLKRRCNSSPSSRCHCSKKRKSRVKRVIRVPAVSRKMADIPSDEFSWRKYGQKPIKGSPHPRGYYKCSSVRGCPARKHVERALDDAMMLIVTYEGVHNHALVLETTTTTHHDKTL from the exons atggcGGTGGAGCTGATgatgagcagcagcagcagctacGGCGCCGGAGGTAAAGGAGACAGTTTCCCTTCAATCTCCGCTAAATTGGAAGAAGACACAGCTCTCAGAGAAGCTGCTTCCGCGGGGATTCACGGCGTTGAGGAGTTTCTCAAACTCATCGGTCAAAGCCATCAGACGGAGGAGATAACGGCGGTGACTGACGTGGCTGTTAACAGCTTCAAGAAGATGATTTCTCTTCTCGGCAGATCTAGAACCGGACACGCTAGATTCAGACGAgcccccaccaccaccaccgcgaCGACACAGACGCCGTTTATTAAGCAAACGACggtggtggaagaagaagcgcaggaggagaagaagccaGAGATAACCGCCGTATTTGCGAAacagaaaacagagcaatatcACGGCGGTGGATCTGCGTTTAGAGTTTATTGCCCTACTCCGATTCATCGACGTCCTCCTCTATCTCACAGCAATCAGAGTCAAACAAAGAACggttcgtcttcttcgtctcctccgATACTAGCTAACGGAGgaccaccaccacaaccaccgTCAACGATAAACTTCGCTCCGTCACAACCTGTCTCAGCGACCAACTCATTCATGCCTTCTCATAGCCATAGGTGTGAAACCGAGAGTACTCATATGTCATCAGGATTCGAGTTCACTAACCCATCTCATCTCTCTGGTTCGAGAGGTAAACCTCCTTTATCAGCATCAGCTTCGTTGAAGAGAAGATGTAACTCATCTCCCTCCAGCCGTTGTCATTGTTCCAAGAAAAG gaaaTCAAGAGTCAAAAGAGTGATTAGAGTTCCAGCAGTAAGCAGGAAAATGGCTGACATACCATCAGACGAGTTCTCATGGCGAAAGTATGGTCAGAAACCAATCAAAGGCTCTCCTCATCCTCG GGGATATTACAAGTGCAGCAGTGTAAGAGGGTGTCCGGCGCGTAAGCATGTGGAGCGTGCACTGGACGATGCGATGATGCTTATCGTGACGTACGAAGGAGTCCACAACCATGCTTTGGTGCtcgagacgacgacgacgacgcaTCATGACAAAACTCTTTAA
- the LOC104722572 gene encoding acyl-CoA-binding domain-containing protein 3-like, translating to MEFFFEMLLTALLALFCSFLLANLVSSANDLGGNDPSSDDQSSEKPEIIGVGGEFETEEEVLSVKKMDARVMETEMNLADENVELVVRFVNGADGVGEVEDAATGNAETRKDREEELVAFSTAEAESTAVLSPETNAIVEEEMTSRGVQVEKSDSAAEEIGPELEEADESSGSVSPEEKIVLQEQEDRSESTELGRSGCVENEESRGDVVVAEVEDEVRVEETNTVAETEIDTKGEGDDEEKEELSIEEDDDDDDDDWEGIERSELEKSFAAAANLLEESGKSEDIGAESKMDLYGLHKIATEGPCREPQPMAVMVSARAKWNAWQKLGNMSQEDAMEQYLALVSKEVPGLMTGHTVGKMSEIETSLCLPPNSGSLEDPTNLDTTAVDESRKMGKGETSG from the exons ATGGAGTTTTTCTTTGAGATGCTTCTCACGGCTCTTCTTGCTCTCTTCTGTTCTTTCCTTCTTGCTAATCTCGTCTCTTCTGCTAACGACTTAGGAGGAAACGATCCGAGTTCCGATGATCAGTCGTCGGAGAAGCCTGAGATCATCGGTGTCGGTGGTGAGTTTGAGACAGAGGAGGAGGTTCTTTCTGTCAAGAAGATGGATGCTCGAGTGATGGAGACCGAGATGAATCTAGCAGATGAGAATGTGGAGCTTGTCGTTCGCTTTGTAAACGGAGCTGATGGAGTTGGTGAAGTCGAGGATGCGGCTACGGGAAACGCTGAAACCCGTAAAGACCGCGAAGAGGAACTGGTGGCTTTTTCAACCGCCGAAGCTGAGTCCACGGCGGTTCTCTCGCCGGAAACTAATGCGATCGTCGAGGAGGAGATGACTAGTCGTGGAGTTCAGGTAGAAAAGAGTGACTCGGCGGCGGAAGAAATCGGTCCTGAACTCGAAGAAGCTGACGAGTCCAGTGGTTCTGTTTCGCCGGAGGAGAAGATTGTGCTTCAAGAACAAGAGGATCGAAGCGAATCAACAGAATTAGGAAGAAGTGGTTGCGTAGAAAACGAAGAAAGTAGAGGAGATGTCGTAGTCGCTGAAGTTGAGGATGAGGTTAGGGTTGAAGAGACTAATACGGTGGCAGAAACAGAGATTGATACTAAaggtgaaggagatgatgaagagaaagaggaattgagtattgaagaagacgatgatgatgatgatgatgattgggaAGGAATTGAGAGGAGTGAATTGGAGAAATCCTTTGCGGCTGCTGCAAATCTTTTGGAAGAATCCGGGAAATCGGAAGATATTGGTGCTGAGTCCAAGATGGACTTGTACGGACTTCACAAGATCGCCACTGAAGGGCCATGCCGAGAGCCACAACCTATGGCCGTCATGGTCTCTGCTCGTGCCAAATG GAATGCTTGGCAAAAACTTGGAAACATGAGTCAAGAAGATGCGATGGAGCAGTATCTTGCACTTGTCTCAAAGGAGGTCCCTGGTTTGATGACTGGTCATACT GTAGGGAAGATGTCAGAAATTGAAACCTCTCTTTGCTTACCTCCTAATTCAGGGTCATTAGAAGATCCTACCAACTTAGACACAACTGCTGTTGATGAATCCAGAAAAATG GGGAAAGGTGAAACCAGTGGCTAA
- the LOC104722573 gene encoding 3-oxo-Delta(4,5)-steroid 5-beta-reductase, with product MSWWWAGAIGAAKKKLDEDEPTQSYESVALIIGVTGIVGNSLAEILPLSDTPGGPWKVYGVARRPRPSWNADHPIDYIQCDVSNADDARSKLSPLTDVTHVFYVTWTNRESETENCQANGSMLRNVLQAIVPHAPNLRHVCLQTGTKHYLGPFTNVDGPHHDPPFTEDMPRLQIQNFYYTQEDVLFEEIKKKEGVTWSIHRPNMIFGFSPYSLMNIVGTLCVYAAICKHEGSPLMFPGSKKAWEGFMTASDADLIAEQQIWAAVDPYAKNEAFNCNNADIFKWKHLWKILAEQFGIEEYGFEEGKNLGLVEMMKGKERVWEEMVKENQLLEKKLDEVGVWWFADVILGVEGMIDSMNKSKEHGFLGFRNSNNSFISWIDKYKAFKIVP from the exons ATGAGTTGGTGGTGGGCTGGTGCCATCGGAGCTGCCAAG AAGAAACTCGACGAAGATGAGCCAACGCAAAGCTACGAAAGCGTCGCTCTCATCATCGGCGTCACAGGAATCGTCGGAAACAGCTTGGCAGAGATCCTCCCTCTTTCCGACACACCCGGCGGTCCCTGGAAAGTCTACGGCGTCGCTCGCCGTCCTCGCCCCAGCTGGAACGCCGATCATCCGATCGATTACATCCAGTGCGATGTCTCCAACGCAGACGACGCAAGATCCAAGCTTTCCCCTTTAACCGACGTCACACACGTCTTCTATGTCACCTGGACCAACCGCGAATCCGAGACCGAGAACTGCCAAGCTAACGGCTCAATGCTCCGCAACGTCCTCCAAGCGATTGTCCCACACGCGCCTAATCTCCGCCACGTTTGTCTCCAGACGGGGACGAAGCACTACCTCGGACCTTTCACCAACGTCGACGGACCTCACCACGATCCGCCGTTTACAGAGGATATGCCGAGATTGCAGATCCAGAATTTTTACTACACTCAAGAGGATGTTCTGTTCgaagagatcaagaagaaggaaggtGTTACTTGGTCGATACATAGACCGAACATGATCTTTGGGTTCTCTCCTTACAGTTTGATGAACATAGTGGGGACTCTTTGTGTTTATGCTGCCATCTGTAAGCATGAAGGGTCTCCGTTGATGTTTCCTGGGAGCAAGAAAGCGTGGGAAGGGTTCATGACGGCTTCGGACGCGGATTTGATTGCTGAGCAGCAGATTTGGGCGGCGGTTGATCCCTATGCGAAGAACGAGGCGTTTAACTGTAACAATGCTGACATCTTCAAGTGGAAGCATCTGTGGAAGATTCTTGCTGAGCAGTTTGGGATTGAGGAGTATGGATTTGAGGAAGGGAAGAATTTGGGGTTGGTGGAGATGAtgaaagggaaagagagagtGTGGGAGGAGATGGTTAAGGAGAATCAGTTGCTGGAGAAGAAGCTTGACGAGGTTGGTGTGTGGTGGTTTGCTGATGTTATACTTGGAGTTGAAGGAATGATTGATAGTATGAACAAGAGTAAGGAACATGGTTTCCTTGGTTTTAGGAACTCCAACAACTCTTTTATCTCTTGGATTGATAAGTACAAGGCTTTTAAGATCGTTCCTTGA
- the LOC104722574 gene encoding F-box protein GID2-like: protein MKRSAIDDAQNEKNKKMKSTTTEEEGQGSEIGFSNLDENLVYEVLKHVDARTLALSSCVSKIWHKTAQDERLWELICTRHWANIGCGQNQLRFVVLALGGFRRLHSRYLWPLSSPNPRARVGKDELKLSLSLLSIQYYEKMSFTKR from the coding sequence ATGAAGCGCTCTGCTATCGATGATGCTCAGAacgagaagaacaagaagatgaagagtacaacaacagaggaagaaggacaAGGCTCAGAAATCGGATTCTCGAATTTAGACGAGAATCTAGTGTACGAGGTGTTGAAGCACGTTGACGCAAGGACCTTGGCTCTGTCTTCTTGCGTTAGCAAGATCTGGCACAAGACTGCACAGGACGAGCGGCTTTGGGAGCTGATCTGTACGCGTCACTGGGCTAACATCGGCTGCGGCCAAAACCAGCTGAGGTTCGTGGTCTTGGCTCTCGGTGGTTTCAGAAGACTCCACTCGCGTTACCTATGGCCACTCTCTAGTCCTAATCCCCGTGCTAGAGTCGGTAAGGATGAGCTCAAACTCtccctttctcttctctccatTCAATACTACGAGAAGATGAGTTTTACTAAGAGATGA
- the LOC104722575 gene encoding mitochondrial ubiquitin ligase activator of NFKB 1-like has protein sequence MFDATITKCLQLLRISNSITTPSDHDEFVRWYLELSFTARVLIYITVLGTIMTIVFLILKFLSECDMEDDGMESLPVVARQEEVPICTPSEVTGKGDVETASFSSSDDNVDYSTLCVICFEERRNCFFVPCGHSATCRGCAQKILSEESKVCPICRRVIRKSKRLVLKKV, from the exons ATGTTTGATGCAACTATCACAAAATGTCTGCAGCTTCTACGTATTTCAAATTCCATCACGACACCATCCGATCAC GATGAGTTCGTTCGATGGTACTTGGAGCTATCATTTACAGCTAGAGTGCTGATTTATATTACAGTTTTGG GGACTATAATGACGATTGTATTTTTGATATTGAAATTCCTGAGCGAGTGTGACATGGAGGATGATGGCATGGAGAGTCTACCAGTGGTGGCAAGACAAGAAGAAGTCCCCATTTGTACGCCGTCGGAGGTTACGGGGAAAGGAGATGTAGAAACTGCGTCGTTTAGCTCGTCTGACGATAATGTGGACTACTCGACATTGTGTGTCATTTGTTTCGAGGAACGGAGAAACTGTTTTTTCGTACCGTGCGGTCACTCTGCCACTTGTCGCGGCTGTGCTCAGAAGATATTGTCGGAAGAAAGTAAGGTGTGTCCGATTTGCCGGAGGGTAATACGCAAATCTAAGAGATTAGTGTTGAAGAAAGTTTGA